The following is a genomic window from Syntrophorhabdus sp..
ATGCTCGTAGACCAGTTCGGCCGGGAAATCCAGTCCAACAAGCCCATCCTCGAAGAAATAGCCGTTCAAACAGTCCGGGACCGCTACGGTTCATACCCGTCCCAGGGGCTCACCCCGGAGCGCCTTGCGAGGATCTTCAAAGAGGCGGACCAGGGAGACGTGACGCGCCAGGCGGAGCTCTTCGAGGAGATGGAGGAGAAGGATCTGCACCTGACAGGTATCCTTCAGTCTCGTAAGCTCGCGGTGACGGGTCTCGATTGGGACGTCCTGCCGGCCAGCGACAGCGCGGAGGACAAGGAGATCGCGGCCGCGGCCCGGGAGATGATCGAGTACATCGAGAACATCGACGATGCCCTCATGGACATCCTCGACGCCGTGGGAAAAGGCTTCTCCGTGCCGGAGATCATGTGGGAGATCTCCGAGGGACAGGTCTGGGTGAAGGCCATCGAGTGGGTTCACCAGAAGCGCTTCACTTTCAACTCCCCTCAGGGACTCCTCAAGCGTCCCCGGCTCCTGACCGACGCCGCACCCGTCTGGGGCGAGGACCTGCCGCCCAACAAGTTCCTCATCCACGCCTACAAGGCCCGCTCGGGCGCGACGCCGCGGGGAGGACTCCTTCGTCCCTGCGGCTGGATGTATCTCTTCAAGAACTACGACATCAAGGACTGGCTCATCTTCAACGAGCTCTTCTCCGTGCCGATGCGGATCGGCAAGTACAAGCCCGGCGCTTCGACGAACGATATTGAGGCACTCAAGCGCGCCGTTTTCAACCTCGGCGTCGATGCCGCGGCGGTCATCTCCGAATCAACGATGATCGAGATCCTCGAATCGAAGGTAACAGGAACCAACAGCTCACATGCGAAGTTTGCGGAGTTCTGTGAAAAGGGAATGAGCAAGGCGGTCCTCGGGCACACGGGCAACGTCGAAGGTACCCCCGGGAAGCTCGGCGCCGAGAAGCAGGCCACCGACCTGAGGCAGGATCTTCTGGAATCGGACTCCAAGGCGCTCATGAAGACGGTCAAGTTCCAGCTCCTCGCGCCCTGGGTCGTCTTCAACTACGGGCCCGGAAAGGGCGTGCCGATATTTAAACTCCACTACGAGGAAGAGGAGAACCTTGAAAGGACAGCGAAGGTCTACGGCATCTTGGTGAAAGAGGCCGGCTTCGAGGGGATTCCCGAGGGTCACATTTACGATCGTTTTGGCATCCCGAAACCCCAGGCAGGAGAGAAAACCCTGCGCCTGCGGCAGCCGGGCGGATCCGGTGATGACGGGCAGGTCGAGAAGACAGCCCACAAGGCACCCATAACCGGCGGCATCGATAGCCTCATCAGTGCACAAAAATACGTCGACTCTCTTGCCGATGATGCGCTCGCGCAGGGGGCAATCGATCTGTCGGCTGTCGAGCGGATCGTTGAGGAAGCGGAGTCTTTTGATGACCTGCAGGCGAGACTCGCCGAGGCTTACAGTGGCATCGGCATGAATCAGTTCCGGCATGTCCTCGCGGAGGCCATGGTCCGCGCAGATCTGAAAGGGAGGTCTTTTACATGATCTCCTTCGAAACCCTTCCCTTTGATGAAGCGATCAAATCCTTCCAGGACAAGACGGTCCTCACACCGGACAGATACAGACAGCTCACCGTGGCAGCCCAGGCTAAGGCCTTCACTGTCTCCGGGGTGGCCCGGATGGACGTACTGACCGATCTCTACACGGGGATCGACAAAGCAATCGCCGAAGGCACGACATTCCGTGATTTTAAGAAAGCGGTAAAGGAGACCATGACAAAGCGCGGCTGGGAAGGTCTTAATCCTTACCGGCTCGACACAATATTTCGGACGAACATCCAGGCCGCATACCAGGCGGGCCATTATCAGAGACAGATGGAGGTCGCAGGTAGTCTCCCCTTCTGGCAATACGTAGCCGTTATGGATGGCAGGACCCGTCCGGCCCATGCCGCTATGAACGGCAGGGTTCTGCGCAGTGACGATCCCTTCTGGCAGGCGAGCTATCCGCCGAATGGATTCAACTGCCGCTGTACCGTCCGCGCACTTTCGAAGGAAGACCTCTCCCGGGAGAAGCTCAATGTCGAGAAGGACCTCAAGGCTATGGCGGACCCGGGATTTGACAG
Proteins encoded in this region:
- a CDS encoding minor capsid protein; the encoded protein is MISFETLPFDEAIKSFQDKTVLTPDRYRQLTVAAQAKAFTVSGVARMDVLTDLYTGIDKAIAEGTTFRDFKKAVKETMTKRGWEGLNPYRLDTIFRTNIQAAYQAGHYQRQMEVAGSLPFWQYVAVMDGRTRPAHAAMNGRVLRSDDPFWQASYPPNGFNCRCTVRALSKEDLSREKLNVEKDLKAMADPGFDSNPGASLGKTLTDREFLALQSDPDRWTSLIGKTYADHGRSPILQVKDYVRSTTTPWPKGEKAVKLYKEKLMGRTLRDAIDDPLIMNQTFADHLKLDGRERFLPLIEEAIRTPYEIWLQAEKEKLTGKVVLRKRYISLIESGKNRPLLLVAEGARGQWVGYTAVYTRDLKYVDAMREGVLLYGR
- a CDS encoding DUF935 domain-containing protein, with product MLVDQFGREIQSNKPILEEIAVQTVRDRYGSYPSQGLTPERLARIFKEADQGDVTRQAELFEEMEEKDLHLTGILQSRKLAVTGLDWDVLPASDSAEDKEIAAAAREMIEYIENIDDALMDILDAVGKGFSVPEIMWEISEGQVWVKAIEWVHQKRFTFNSPQGLLKRPRLLTDAAPVWGEDLPPNKFLIHAYKARSGATPRGGLLRPCGWMYLFKNYDIKDWLIFNELFSVPMRIGKYKPGASTNDIEALKRAVFNLGVDAAAVISESTMIEILESKVTGTNSSHAKFAEFCEKGMSKAVLGHTGNVEGTPGKLGAEKQATDLRQDLLESDSKALMKTVKFQLLAPWVVFNYGPGKGVPIFKLHYEEEENLERTAKVYGILVKEAGFEGIPEGHIYDRFGIPKPQAGEKTLRLRQPGGSGDDGQVEKTAHKAPITGGIDSLISAQKYVDSLADDALAQGAIDLSAVERIVEEAESFDDLQARLAEAYSGIGMNQFRHVLAEAMVRADLKGRSFT